One window from the genome of Bacillota bacterium encodes:
- the lysA gene encoding diaminopimelate decarboxylase codes for MNFFRGTVTINSSNQLEIGAASVPELVARFGTPLYVMDETLIRHNCHNWRQAVDNYGTVAYAAKAFCTMAMCRLVDQEELSLDVVSGGELSTALAAAFPADRIYFNGNNKSKEELELAVQAKVGRIIVDNFYELELLDQIAARLRRSVDVLLRVCPGIEAHTHEYVQTGQLDSKFGFTLENGQAMTAVQTAVAKRHLRLRGLQCHIGSQIFALDGYAAAGTAMVAFINAIKRHTGVVLAELDMGGGLGISYLPDDAPAEVRDLVCTVVQAVQSACLAHNFPLPKLVFEPGRSIVGPAGWAIYRVGARKEIPGVRTYIAVDGGMSDNPRPALYGSRYFALVANRANAPAEETVTIAGKCCESGDILIKDIALPRLEPGDILAMPSTGAYQYSMASNYNRLSRPAVIFVRDGEAYVVVKRESISDLLRNDIIPSAWETQDQPLRAAR; via the coding sequence GGTGGCTCGTTTTGGTACCCCCCTTTATGTCATGGATGAAACACTGATCCGGCACAATTGCCACAATTGGCGGCAAGCCGTAGATAATTATGGTACAGTAGCTTATGCGGCTAAAGCATTTTGCACCATGGCCATGTGTCGCTTAGTTGATCAGGAGGAACTGTCACTGGACGTGGTGTCCGGCGGTGAACTCTCCACTGCGTTGGCAGCCGCTTTTCCGGCAGACCGCATCTACTTTAACGGCAACAATAAGAGCAAAGAAGAATTGGAGCTGGCCGTTCAGGCCAAAGTGGGTCGAATTATTGTTGATAATTTCTACGAGCTAGAACTACTGGATCAAATTGCTGCTCGCTTAAGGCGGTCGGTGGACGTTCTGTTGCGTGTTTGCCCAGGTATCGAAGCTCACACCCACGAGTACGTCCAGACTGGTCAGCTCGATTCGAAATTCGGCTTTACCTTGGAAAACGGACAGGCCATGACAGCCGTACAGACTGCTGTGGCCAAACGTCACCTGCGTTTGCGCGGTCTGCAATGTCACATCGGGTCTCAGATTTTTGCCCTGGACGGTTATGCTGCCGCCGGTACAGCTATGGTTGCCTTCATAAATGCAATTAAAAGGCACACTGGGGTTGTTCTGGCGGAACTGGATATGGGTGGTGGCTTAGGTATCAGTTATTTACCTGACGATGCTCCGGCTGAAGTTAGAGACTTGGTTTGTACTGTTGTTCAGGCCGTGCAATCAGCTTGCTTAGCCCACAATTTCCCGCTACCCAAACTGGTGTTTGAACCGGGCCGCTCCATTGTGGGACCGGCTGGTTGGGCCATCTACCGCGTAGGGGCTCGAAAAGAGATTCCCGGCGTTCGTACCTATATCGCCGTGGACGGCGGAATGAGCGATAACCCCCGGCCAGCTTTATACGGGTCGCGCTACTTTGCGCTCGTGGCAAACAGAGCCAATGCACCGGCCGAAGAAACTGTCACCATTGCCGGTAAATGCTGTGAATCGGGTGATATCTTAATCAAGGATATCGCATTGCCTCGGCTCGAACCAGGAGACATCTTGGCCATGCCCAGCACCGGTGCCTATCAATACTCCATGGCCAGCAATTATAATCGCTTGAGCCGGCCGGCGGTTATTTTTGTCCGCGACGGCGAAGCCTACGTAGTAGTAAAGCGAGAGTCCATCTCTGACCTCTTGCGCAATGACATTATACCCAGTGCTTGGGAAACTCAAGACCAACCTTTACGCGCAGCCCGCTAG